A region from the Streptosporangium sp. NBC_01756 genome encodes:
- a CDS encoding amino acid permease produces the protein MTVFRIKSIEQSIRDTEAPEHRLRKDLSALDLTVFGIGVIIGTGIFVLTGRVARDLAGPAVALSFVAAGIVCALAALCYAEFASTVPVAGSAYTFAFATLGEFPAWIIGWDLTLELMLAAAVVAVGWSGYLTSLLSSMGLTLPAAIAGEGATFNLPAALVVLLLTAILVSGVKLSSRFNLVIVAIKLTVVLLVIVAGLFFIKAANYSPFIPPSKATPAVEGLAAPLIQVLFGISPVAFGVLGIFSAAAIVFFAYIGFDVVATAAEETRNPRRDLPIGIIASLAICTLLYVAVSLVVVGMQPYSQLSEAAPLADAFKAVGQTWAATLISIGALAGLTTVVMILMMGQSRVMFAMSRDHLLPAGLAKVHPKFGTPYRITIMVGVVVAILAGLVPLSTIAELVNIGTLFAFVIVSIAVVILRRTRPDLPRSFRTPLVPLVPILSVLACLYLMVNLPVETWLRFVIWMIIGIVVYATYSYRHSRLARRPLDTP, from the coding sequence ATGACGGTTTTCCGTATTAAGTCGATAGAACAGTCGATCCGGGACACCGAAGCTCCCGAGCACCGGTTGCGCAAGGATCTCTCCGCGCTCGACCTGACCGTCTTCGGCATCGGCGTCATCATCGGCACCGGTATCTTCGTGCTCACCGGCCGGGTCGCCAGAGATCTGGCCGGGCCCGCGGTCGCGCTGTCGTTCGTGGCCGCCGGGATCGTCTGCGCGCTGGCCGCGCTCTGCTACGCCGAGTTCGCCTCCACCGTGCCGGTGGCCGGATCGGCCTACACCTTCGCCTTCGCCACGCTCGGTGAGTTCCCCGCGTGGATCATCGGCTGGGACCTGACGCTGGAGTTGATGCTCGCCGCGGCGGTGGTCGCGGTCGGCTGGTCGGGCTACCTCACCTCGCTGCTGTCCTCCATGGGGCTCACCCTGCCCGCCGCGATCGCCGGCGAGGGAGCGACCTTCAACCTGCCCGCGGCACTGGTCGTGCTGTTGCTCACCGCCATCCTGGTCTCCGGGGTCAAGCTCTCCTCCCGGTTCAACCTGGTCATCGTCGCCATCAAGCTCACGGTGGTCCTGCTCGTCATCGTGGCCGGGCTGTTCTTCATCAAGGCGGCCAACTACAGCCCGTTCATCCCGCCGTCCAAGGCCACCCCCGCGGTGGAGGGCCTCGCGGCGCCGCTGATCCAGGTGCTGTTCGGGATCAGCCCCGTCGCCTTCGGCGTGCTGGGCATCTTCAGCGCCGCCGCGATCGTGTTCTTCGCCTACATCGGCTTCGACGTGGTCGCCACCGCGGCCGAGGAGACCCGTAACCCGCGCCGTGACCTGCCGATCGGCATCATCGCCTCGCTGGCCATCTGCACCCTGCTGTACGTCGCGGTCTCCCTGGTCGTCGTCGGCATGCAGCCCTACTCGCAGCTCAGCGAGGCCGCGCCGCTGGCGGACGCGTTCAAGGCGGTCGGCCAGACCTGGGCGGCGACGCTCATCAGCATCGGCGCGCTGGCCGGTCTCACCACCGTCGTGATGATCCTCATGATGGGCCAGTCGCGGGTGATGTTCGCGATGTCCCGGGACCACCTGCTGCCGGCCGGTCTGGCCAAGGTCCACCCGAAGTTCGGCACGCCGTACCGGATCACCATCATGGTGGGTGTCGTCGTCGCGATCCTGGCGGGGCTGGTGCCGCTGTCGACGATCGCCGAGCTGGTCAACATCGGCACGCTCTTCGCGTTCGTGATCGTCTCGATAGCGGTGGTCATCCTGCGGCGCACCCGCCCGGACCTCCCGCGCTCCTTCCGCACCCCGCTGGTCCCGCTGGTGCCGATCCTGTCGGTGCTGGCCTGCCTCTACCTGATGGTCAACCTTCCGGTGGAGACCTGGCTCAGGTTCGTCATATGGATGATCATCGGCATCGTCGTGTACGCCACCTACAGCTACCGCCACAGCCGGCTGGCACGGCGACCGCTGGACACCCCGTAG
- a CDS encoding DedA family protein encodes MLLDMLGRLDPYLVSAVLLAVLALDGSLLIGTVLPGDAAILVAGTTLTGVAEIAVAAAAGVIGCYLGATGGWLIGRRYGSRVRHSRAGRRIGEHRWDRAERLATGVSGGPALATASFLPVVNSLTPILAGTFGMPYIRFIRWTLAGSVTWVTAYLVLGSVAGGFARQNQHLVVPVAGCLAVLAAALVVIVRRARAGRAAGVSEPGRSPAPETVSPPLR; translated from the coding sequence ATGCTCTTGGACATGTTGGGCCGGTTGGACCCCTATCTGGTCAGCGCGGTGTTGCTGGCCGTGCTGGCGCTGGACGGTTCCCTGCTGATCGGGACCGTGCTGCCCGGGGACGCGGCGATCCTCGTGGCGGGAACCACGCTGACGGGCGTCGCCGAGATCGCGGTGGCCGCGGCCGCCGGGGTGATCGGTTGCTACCTGGGCGCCACCGGCGGCTGGCTGATCGGCCGCCGGTACGGCTCACGCGTCCGCCACAGCAGGGCCGGGCGGCGGATCGGCGAACACCGCTGGGACCGGGCCGAACGGCTGGCGACCGGGGTGAGCGGCGGTCCCGCTCTCGCCACCGCCTCCTTCCTGCCCGTCGTCAACTCGCTGACCCCGATCCTCGCCGGGACCTTCGGCATGCCCTACATCCGTTTCATCCGCTGGACGCTGGCGGGCAGCGTCACCTGGGTGACCGCCTATCTGGTGCTCGGCTCGGTGGCCGGCGGGTTCGCCCGGCAGAACCAGCACCTGGTGGTGCCGGTCGCCGGGTGCCTCGCCGTCCTGGCCGCGGCCCTCGTCGTGATCGTCAGGAGGGCCCGCGCGGGCCGGGCGGCCGGGGTCAGCGAGCCGGGTCGTTCTCCAGCACCGGAGACCGTCTCGCCACCGCTTCGGTGA
- the dxs gene encoding 1-deoxy-D-xylulose-5-phosphate synthase: MSERTGRPGSLLETVKGPRDLKQLGADELPRLAAEIRDLLVSSTARIGGHLGPNLGVVELTIALHRVFDSPRDRVLWDTGHQAYVHKMLTGRAAQFETLRQEGGLSGYPSQTESEHDIIENSHASTALSYADGLAKAYKLRRESDRTVVAVIGDGALTGGMAWEALNNIAAHRDLPLIIVVNDNGRSYSPTIGGLASHLASLRATQRYEDVLEFVKDNLTKVPLVGPPLYDALHGAKKGIKDVLAPQVMFEDLGLKYIGLVDGHDEQAVETALRKARGFRRPVIVHVLTKKGFGYSFAENHDEDCFHSPGVFDPLTGEEKPKPHGWTNVFSQEIVRLGAERKDIVAITAAMLGPTGLIPFSEAYPDRLYDVGIAEQHALTSAAGLALGGLHPVVAIYATFLNRAFDQLLMDVALHRLPVTVVLDRAGVTGDDGASHNGMWDLSILQVVPGLSVAVPRDEPRLRELLAEAVEVDDGPTVVRYPKGPVATEIEAVGQLGGMDVLRAGDPDVLLVSVGPMAELCLDAAALLDAQGISTTVVDPRWVKPLDEALVTAAGAHKLVVVVEDNGRVGGVGDAVARMLRDADVDVPIRTYGIPQRFLDHAKRAKILSEIGLNAQDIAREITEAVARRSPVLENDPAR, encoded by the coding sequence GTGAGCGAGCGGACCGGACGGCCTGGCAGTCTTCTGGAGACGGTCAAGGGACCACGGGATCTCAAACAGCTGGGAGCCGACGAGCTGCCCCGGCTGGCCGCTGAGATCCGGGACCTGCTGGTCAGTTCAACTGCCCGCATCGGAGGCCACCTGGGGCCCAACCTCGGGGTGGTCGAGCTGACCATTGCCCTGCACCGGGTCTTCGACTCCCCGCGCGACCGCGTCCTCTGGGACACCGGCCACCAGGCCTACGTCCACAAGATGCTCACCGGCCGCGCCGCGCAGTTCGAGACGCTCCGCCAGGAAGGCGGTCTGTCGGGTTACCCGAGCCAGACCGAGTCCGAGCACGACATCATCGAGAACTCCCACGCCTCCACCGCGCTGTCGTACGCCGACGGCCTGGCCAAGGCCTACAAGCTGCGCCGCGAGTCCGACCGCACGGTCGTCGCGGTGATCGGCGACGGCGCGCTCACCGGCGGCATGGCCTGGGAGGCGCTCAACAACATCGCCGCGCACCGGGACCTGCCGCTGATCATCGTGGTCAACGACAACGGCCGCTCCTACTCGCCGACCATCGGCGGCCTCGCCTCACACCTGGCCTCGCTGCGCGCCACCCAGCGCTACGAGGACGTCCTGGAGTTCGTCAAGGACAACCTGACGAAGGTCCCGCTGGTGGGACCCCCGCTCTACGACGCGCTGCACGGTGCGAAGAAGGGCATCAAGGACGTCCTCGCCCCGCAGGTCATGTTCGAAGACCTCGGCCTGAAATACATCGGCCTGGTCGACGGCCACGACGAGCAGGCCGTGGAGACCGCGCTGCGCAAGGCCCGCGGCTTCCGCCGCCCGGTCATCGTCCACGTGCTCACCAAGAAGGGGTTCGGTTACTCCTTCGCCGAGAACCACGACGAGGACTGCTTCCACTCGCCGGGTGTCTTCGACCCGCTGACCGGCGAGGAGAAGCCCAAGCCGCACGGCTGGACCAATGTCTTCAGCCAGGAGATCGTACGGCTGGGCGCCGAGCGGAAGGACATCGTGGCCATCACCGCCGCGATGCTCGGCCCGACCGGGCTGATCCCGTTCTCCGAGGCCTACCCCGACCGCCTCTACGACGTCGGCATCGCCGAACAGCACGCCCTCACCAGCGCCGCCGGACTGGCGCTCGGCGGACTGCACCCGGTGGTGGCGATCTACGCCACCTTCCTCAACCGGGCCTTCGACCAGCTCCTCATGGACGTCGCCCTGCACCGGCTGCCGGTCACGGTCGTGCTCGACCGGGCGGGCGTCACCGGTGACGACGGCGCCAGCCACAACGGCATGTGGGACCTGTCGATCCTCCAGGTCGTCCCGGGTCTGTCGGTCGCGGTCCCGCGTGACGAGCCGCGCCTGCGCGAGCTGCTGGCCGAGGCTGTGGAGGTCGACGACGGTCCCACCGTCGTCCGCTATCCCAAGGGGCCGGTGGCCACCGAGATCGAGGCGGTCGGGCAACTCGGGGGGATGGACGTGCTGCGTGCCGGAGATCCGGACGTGCTGCTCGTGTCCGTCGGCCCGATGGCCGAGCTGTGCCTGGACGCCGCCGCCCTGCTCGACGCCCAGGGGATCTCGACGACCGTGGTGGACCCGCGCTGGGTCAAACCGCTGGACGAGGCGCTGGTGACAGCCGCGGGCGCGCACAAGCTGGTGGTGGTGGTGGAGGACAACGGCCGGGTGGGCGGCGTCGGCGACGCGGTCGCCAGGATGCTCCGCGACGCCGACGTGGATGTCCCGATCCGGACCTACGGCATTCCGCAGCGCTTCCTGGACCACGCCAAGCGGGCGAAGATCCTCAGCGAGATCGGCCTGAACGCGCAGGACATCGCCCGCGAGATCACCGAAGCGGTGGCGAGACGGTCTCCGGTGCTGGAGAACGACCCGGCTCGCTGA